In one Nicotiana tomentosiformis chromosome 6, ASM39032v3, whole genome shotgun sequence genomic region, the following are encoded:
- the LOC104113299 gene encoding putative glucuronosyltransferase PGSIP8, which translates to MIGKMSLLFVCGFWVLMMSSASATLVVRGAETASFTEERKNGAQHRNAYATMMYMGTPRDYEFYVATRVMLRSLSRLGVEADLVVIASLDVPLRWVRTLEQEDGAKVVRVKNLNNPYCLNPNWRFKLTLNKLYAWSLVDYDRVVMLDADNLFLQKTDELFQCGQFCAVFINPCIFHTGLFVLQPSKKVFNDMIHQIEIGRENQDGADQGFIGGHFPDLLDQPMFHPPLNGSKLQGNYRLPLGYQMDASYYYLRLHWSVPCGPNSVITFPGAPWLKPWYWWSWPVLPLGIQWHEQRLLTVGYGAEMTAVLIQAIFYLGLIVMTRLARPNLTKLCYRHDDSKSIFLLRTGLKLIAIWSILAAYTVPFFVIPRTVHPLVGWSLYLLGSFALSCITVNTFLLPMLPVLVPWIGILGALLVMAYPWYNDGVVRAMAVFAYAFCASPALWIALVKIKSSLHVSLEREGFLPKLSESTAPAGSNKLY; encoded by the exons ATGATAGGGAAAATGAGCTTGTTGTTTGTATGtgggttttgggttttgatgatGTCATCAGCATCGGCGACATTAGTAGTTCGTGGTGCTGAAACGGCGTCGTTTACAGAGGAAAGGAAAAATGGGGCGCAACACAGAAATGCATATGCGACAATGATGTATATGGGAACACCAAGAGACTACGAGTTCTACGTAGCGACACGTGTCATGCTCCGATCACTTTCCCGGCTAGGCGTTGAAGCTGATCTCGTCGTTATTGCTTCACTTGACGTTCCTCTTCGTTGGGTTCGCACTCT AGAACAGGAAGATGGTGCGAAGGTGGTGAGAGTTAAAAATCTGAACAATCCATACTGTCTCAATCCTAATTGGAGATTCAAGCTGACACTGAACAAACTTTACGCATGGAGCCTCGTAGATTATGACAGGGTTGTCATGCTTGATGCTGACAATCTTTTCCTCCAGAAAACTGATGAACTTTTTCAATGTGGCCAGTTTTGTGCTGTCTTCATTAATCCCTGCATTTTCCACACTGGTCTCTTTGTCTTGCAG CCATCAAAAAAGGTGTTCAATGACATGATTCATCAGATAGAGATTGGAAGGGAAAACCAAGACGGTGCAGACCAAGGTTTTATTGGAGGCCACTTCCCAGATTTACTTGATCAGCCAATGTTCCATCCTCCTCTTAATGGTTCTAAGCTCCAGGGAAATTACAGACTTCCTTTAGGTTACCAAATGGATGCATCTTATTATT ACCTCAGACTCCATTGGTCAGTACCTTGTGGACCTAATAGTGTCATTACATTCCCTGGTGCACCATGGTTAAAACCATGGTATTGGTGGTCGTGGCCTGTCTTACCTTTGGGCATCCAGTGGCATGAACAGCGGCTTCTAACTGTTGG GTATGGTGCTGAGATGACAGCAGTGCTTATCCAAGCTATATTTTACCTAGGACTTATTGTAATGACACGCCTAGCACGCCCTAATTTAACTAAGTTGTGCTATCGCCATGATGATAGCAAGAGTATCTTCTTACTACGAACTGGTCTTAAGTTGATTGCTATATGGTCCATTCTTGCTGCCTACACAGTTCCTTTCTTCGTCATTCCTCGTACAGTTCATCCACTAGTTGGCTGGAGTCTCTACTTACTCGGTTCCTTTGCACTATCCTGTATAACAGTGAATACATTCCTTTTGCCGATGCTACCTGTTTTAGTACCATGGATTGGAATACTTGGGGCCCTTTTGGTGATGGCGTACCCTTGGTACAACGACGGTGTTGTAAGAGCAATGGCTGTTTTTGCATATGCCTTCTGTGCTTCCCCGGCATTATGGATAGCACTGGTTAAAATCAAGTCTTCTCTTCACGTTTCACTTGAGAGGGAAGGATTCTTGCCTAAGTTAAGTGAATCTACGGCACCTGCTGGTTCTAACAAACTGTATTGA